The Podospora pseudocomata strain CBS 415.72m chromosome 3, whole genome shotgun sequence genome window below encodes:
- the GCN3 gene encoding translation initiation factor eIF-2B subunit alpha (BUSCO:EOG09262X8R; COG:J; EggNog:ENOG503NW71): MATDEETKPVSTDLPVHPKPQNEDFDIVATYRSLLSSDREITMPIAAIESLIEFLSVTPYVTSMELVEKVKHQKALLLASAPNPLPILAGADLFEQFLLRSLRPPPAASSSSNLTEPMSFDQTREHLVANKQLFAQRAQAARDNIAIWGTRYVSDEKIVLTAGGSRTVTKILLRAATDQSKHFKVIYITEPTNTRSQAAVDELRQAGLEVETIVPNKVAYVLANQKKINLVLVGTEAIMQNGGIISGMGTAQLAALVKAIPGGMKRFYVAAETHKIVRKTPIAYPIVKKMGVRQRDITRFENIGVDLNNELVKEQLLQESDEVDYTDPELIDGIITEQGVKMTWQIWELVDDYI, translated from the coding sequence ATGGCTACCGACGAAGAAACAAAGCCCGTCTCTACGGACCTCCCAGTCCACCCCAAGCCCCAAAATGAAGACTTCGACATCGTCGCGACCTACCGCAGCCTTCTGTCGTCAGACAGGGAAATCACCATGCCCATTGCCGCCATCGAGTCCCTAATCGAGTTCCTCTCCGTAACCCCCTACGTAACCTCGATGGAGCTCGTCGAAAAGGTCAAGCACCAAaaggccctcctcctcgcctcggccccgaaccccctccccatcctcgcaGGCGCAGATCTCTTCGAGCAGTTCCTGCTCCGGTCGCTTAGGCCGCCACCGGCAGcatcctccagctccaaccTGACCGAGCCCATGTCCTTCGACCAGACTCGCGAGCATCTCGTAGCCAACAAGCAACTATTTGCTCAGCGTGCCCAAGCAGCAAGGGACAACATCGCCATCTGGGGCACCCGTTACGTCTCAGACGAGAAGATTGTCCTCACCGCTGGCGGGTCAAGAACAGTAACCAAGATTCTTCTGAGGGCGGCGACAGACCAGTCAAAGCACTTCAAAGTAATCTACATTACcgaaccaaccaacacccgCTCCCAAGCGGCCGTGGATGAGCTCCGCCAAGCGGGCCTCGAAGTCGAGACAATCGTCCCCAACAAGGTCGCTTATGTTCTTGCCAACCAAAAGAAGATCAACCTTGTTCTGGTGGGGACAGAGGCTATCATGCAAAATGGAGGTATTATCTCCGGAATGGGCACCGCTCAGCTGGCAGCTTTGGTAAAAGCCATCCCCGGAGGAATGAAGAGGTTTTATGTCGCGGCAGAGACGCACAAGATTGTGAGGAAGACGCCGATCGCGTATCCAATCGTGAAGAAAATGGGAGTGAGGCAGAGGGATATCACACGCTTTGAGAATATTGGCGTGGATCTGAACAATGAGCTGGTTAAGGAGCAGCTACTTCAGGAGAGTGATGAGGTGGACTATACGGATCCGGAGCTGATTGATGGTATTATTACGGAGCAGGGCGTTAAGATGACGTGGCAGATTTGGGAGTTGGTTGATGATTACATATAA
- the FAA4_1 gene encoding long-chain fatty acid-CoA ligase (COG:I; EggNog:ENOG503NVN8), translating into MAKSSTPIQLIPRMTAKGPFTVEVPGQTPVEGETPVRRQPLAIPEFVERPAPDVTTVYELVRAAVAKYGNAKCVGSRKLVRTHQDKKKIKKIVDGVEAEVEKSWTFFEMSPYEYYSYTEYEQLILQLGSGLRKIGLDKADRVHIYAATSANWLATAHGAASQSMPIVTAYDTLGEEGLRYSMVATKAKAIFLDPHLLPTLTNVLAVASSVQAVIWNSQHQVNQDHVDKLKAAYPHINILNFDELVKLGKENPVEPVPPTAEDLCCIMYTSGSTGTPKGVPITHRSVVAAVSGASAIVQPYIGPGDGLLTYLPLAHILEFVFEHAALWWGSTLGYGNPKTLSDASVRNCNGDIREFKPSVLIGVPAVWETVKKGIIGKVNAGSPVVRNLFWGALGLKEKLMYSGLPGSGLLDAVVFKKIKEATGGRLRLCLSAGGPVSKETQKFISFAIAPMIIGYGLTETTAMGTLHNPFEWSADSIGAMTASVEAKLVDFPDAGYYATNKPNPQGEIWLRGPTVLKEYYENEKETAEAITPDGWFKTGDIGEWDKNGHLKIIDRKKNLVKTLNGEYIALEKLESIYRSVPVVANICVYADAEQAKPIAIIVPAEPALKNLAAQLGVEGDSVETLVHDKKLHSAVLKELQAQGRAGGLSGIEIIDGVVIVEDEWTPQNGLVTAAQKLNRRGILEKYKKDVAKAYGK; encoded by the exons ATGGCCAAGTCATCGACACCCATCCAGCTCATCCCACGCATGACGGCGAAGGGCCCCTTCACTGTTGAAGTTCCCGGCCAGACTCCCGTCGAGGGCGAGACGCCAGTTCGCAGACAACCGCTGGCTATCCCAGAATTCGTCGAGCGGCCTGCTCCCGATGTCACCACCGTCTATGAGCTTGTCCGCGCCGCTGTCGCCAAGTACGGCAATGCCAAGTGTGTGGGGTCCCGCAAGCTCGTCCGGACACAccaggacaagaagaagatcaagaagattgtggatggtgtcgaggccgaggtggagaagTCATGGACCTTCTTCGAGATGAGCCCCTATGAGTACTACAGCTACACCGAGTACGAGCAGTTGATTCTGCAGCTCGGCTCCGGCCTGCGCAAGATTGGTCTCGACAAGGCCGACCGCGTCCACATCTATGCTGCCACCAGCGCCAACTGGCTGGCGACGGCTCACGGTGCTGCCTCGCAGAGCATGCCCATCGTGACTGCTTATGACACTCTCGGCGAGGAAGGTCTCAGATACTCCATGGTcgccaccaaggccaaggctaTCTTCCTCGACCCCCATCTTCTGCCTACCTTGACCAACGTCTTGGCCGTTGCCTCGTCCGTTCAGGCTGTCATCTGGAACAGCCAGCACCAGGTCAACCAGGACCACGtggacaagctcaaggctgccTACCCTCACATCAACATTCTCAACTTTGAcgagctcgtcaagctcgGCAAGGAGAACCCCGTTGAGCCCGTCCCTCCCACCGCCGAGGACCTCTGCTGCATCATGTACACCTCTGGCTCTACCGGTACCCCCAAGGGCGTGCCCATCACCCACAGATccgttgttgctgccg TTTCTGGTGCCAGCGCTATCGTCCAGCCTTATATCGGACCTGGCGATGGTCTGCTCACGTACCTTCCTCTGGCCCACATTCTCGAGTTCGTTTTCGAGCACGCCGCTCTCTGGTGGGGTTCCACTCTCGGTTACGGAAATCCGAAGACCCTCTCTGATGCCTCGGTCCGCAACTGCAACGGCGACATCCGCGAGTTCAAGCCTAGTGTGTTGATCGGTGTTCCTGCCGTGTGGGAAACTGTCAAGAAGGGCATCATTGGCAAGGTCAATGCTGGCAGCCCCGTTGTCCGCAACCTCTTCTGGGGTGCCCTTGGCCTCAAGGAGAAGTTGATGTATTCTGGTCTTCCTGGCAGCGGTCTTCTGGATGCCGTCGtgttcaagaagatcaaaGAGGCTACTGGTGGTCGTCTCAGACTGTGCCTCAGCGCCGGTGGGCCCGTCTCCAAGGAGACCCAAAAGTTCATCAGCTTCGCCATCGCTCCCATGATTATCGGTTATGGTTTGACCGAGACGACCGCCATGGGTACTCTCCACAACCCCTTTGAGTGGTCTGCCGATTCCATTGGTGCCATGACCGCGTCCGTCGAAGCCAAGCTTGTCGACTTCCCCGATGCCGGCTACTATGCCACCAACAAGCCCAACCCCCAGGGTGAGATCTGGCTGCGCGGTCCCACAGTGCTCAAGGAGTACTACGAAAACGAGAAGGAGACGGCCGAAGCCATCACCCCCGATGGCTGGTTCAAGACTGGTGATATTGGTGAGTGGGACAAGAACGGCCACCTCAAGATCATCGATCGCAAGAAGAACCTGGTCAAGACCCTCAACGGCGAGTACATTGCtcttgagaagctcgagTCCATCTACCGGTCCGTACCTGTTGTCGCCAACATCTGCGTGTACGCCGATGCCGAGCAGGCCAagcccatcgccatcatcgttCCCGCCGAGCCAGCGCTGAAGAACCTGGCGGCtcagcttggtgttgagggcgaTAGTGTCGAGACGCTTGTGCATGATAAGAAGCTGCACAGCGCCGTCCTCAAGGAGCTCCAGGCCCAGGGTCGTGCCGGTGGTCTCTCGGGCATTGAGATcattgatggtgttgttatCGTCGAGGATGAGTGGACTCCTCAAAAT GGCCTCGTGACCGCTGCCCAGAAGCTCAACCGCAGAGGCATCCTTGAGAAGTACAAGAAGGATGTCGCCAAGGCCTATGGCAAATAA
- a CDS encoding hypothetical protein (EggNog:ENOG503PU8J), with the protein MEAISLFGTILSIITTFRDAFPSLASDATDWKNYEFFDRARWVKLLKIIKNIEKWQWRWMVYSEEAGQQGSLQSKFWGSSASEITEHVKCIQDEVAKLQKLLNTRRIDRGGGCFGVFRKKGRDVLFRSGGNINRILETLDTLVLGLDTMSDEAYWRLWRRQDFGEKEPRPPETSALHQFGHQHHLVKLAMHTWLTSNQLRDCCLGRGRKLELDIELDLFFRQRPHDGVEPRSQVIAEASQTKSLGYTLLVSQPDYMNRRKRIRLTPDPARVPERCKTLFSEAFDVVSGHAGGGEAGLELVTKGQRVTMKLEELQNVVGNLPEPTSLRSQLSSQSARESLDDPVRKIDHQIWKMKRAFHISEFCLLFFKSKWMSWVCSCNIQEYDLSSLDTTTNSTFLVDQRYLFAVKGLSSDDKDVPPAACAAAPATPNGSGNGTATLKPCWCQSKLSDDPKDKNVASSLQRYPLFSLGLILVEIGLGRPLQEIQVNKAVVDVNSIFFGYHDSSTSDPIVKKSLEELRPIFNDVLADDDDDEDNKRAKKAGSDFYSAVKFCLKSRDPPGVDKTKLEEFFLEVVWKLHNIQKDLIEQRDELLRNKGQQLLPRKQTQQEA; encoded by the exons ATGGAGGCAATCTCACTCTTTGGGACGATCCTTAGTATCATCACAACTTTCCGCGATGCCTTCCCGTCCCTCGCTTCCGACGCGACCGATTGGAAGAACTACGAATTCTTCGACCGCGCTCGCTGGGTGAAGCTGCTCAAGATCATAAAAAACATTGAAAAGTGGCAATGGCGGTGGATGGTGTATTCCGAGGAGGCGGGACAGCAAGGAAGCCTCCAGTCCAAGTTCTGGGGCTCTTCCGCTTCTGAAATAACAGAGCACGTCAAGTGTATCCAAGACGAGGTGGCCAAGCTGCAAAAGCTGCTCAACACTCGCAGGATTGaccggggaggaggttgtttcGGTGTCTTTAGGAAAAAGGGGCGGGATGTCTTGTTCCGATCGGGAGGCAACATAAACAGAATCCTCGAAACCCTTGACACGCTCGTCTTGGGCCTAGATACGATGAGCGACGAGGCCTACTGGCGTCTATGGAGACGTCAAGATTTTGGAGAAAAAGAACCACGGCCACCCGAGACCTCGGCTCTGCATCAGTTTggacaccagcaccacctgGTGAAGCTTGCCATGCACACGTGGCTGACGTCCAACCAGCTTCGGGACTGCTGCTTGGGTAGGGGACGAAAACTCGAGTTGGATATCGAGCTCGACCTCTTCTTTCGCCAGCGCCCGCATGACGGGGTAGAACCAAGATCGCAAGTGATTGCAGAAGCATCTCAGACCAAAAGCCTCGGCTACACTCTCCTAGTCAGCCAACCAGACTACATGAATaggagaaaaagaattcGCCTTACCCCAGATCCAGCTCGTGTGCCCGAGAGATGCAAGACGCTTTTCTCCGAAGCCTTCGACGTCGTTTCCGGTCATGCGGGTGGCGGTGAAGCAGGGCTCGAGCTGGTAACAAAAGGTCAACGCGTAACCATGAAGCTAGAAGAGCTTCAGAACGTCGTTGGCAACCTACCAGAGCCTACATCACTGCGCAGCCAACTAAGCTCGCAATCAGCGAGGGAGTCCTTGGACGACCCAGTACGCAAGATCGATCATCAAATATGGAAAATGAAGCGAGCTTTCCACATTTCCGAGTTCTGCTTGCTCTTTTTCAAGTCCAAGTGGATGAGTTGGGTATGTAGCTGCAATATCCAGGAGTATGACCTTTCGTCTCTCGACACTACTACCAACAGCACGTTCCTCGTCGACCAGCGGTATCTGTTTGCGGTTAAAGGCCTTAGCAGTGACGACAAGGATGTGCCGCCAGCGGCTTGCGCTGCGGCACCAGCCACACCGAATGGGTCGGGCAATGGGACTGCGACGTTGAAGCCATGTTGGTGCCAGTCGAAGCTGAGCGATGATCCAAAGGACAAGAATGTGGCCTCGAGTCTGCAAAGATACCCCCTCTTTTCACTGGGGTTGATCTTGGTCGAGATTGGCTTGGGACGCCCGTTACAGGAAATCCAGGTCAACaaggctgttgttgacgtGAACTCGATATTCTTCGGATACCACGACTCTTCGACCTCGGACCCAATAGTCAAGAAATCGCTCGAAGAATTGAGGCCGATTTTCAACGATGTCTTggctgacgacgacgacgatgaagacaaCAAGAGGGCGAAGAAAGCAGGAAGCGACTTCTATTCCGCCGTCAAGTTCTGCCTCAAGTCGAGAGACCCACCAGGCGTTGACAAGACAAAACTTGAAGAATTCTTTCTAGAGGTCGTGTGGAA GTTGCACAATATCCAAAAAGACTTGATCGAACAGCGCGATGAACTCCTGCGTAATAAAGGCCAGCAGTTACTGCCGAGGAAGCAGACACAACAGGAGGCCTAA
- a CDS encoding hypothetical protein (EggNog:ENOG503P1MN; COG:S) produces the protein MAEADGVGIAAIILAAGAFIVSVVFLAAHLFSHPTGFDHWDSGMMGKWADYRKTKTYGLLSFSRGRRTVTEAELPVIFLAPRNNARGPVQGKPIWYIDGSRQSCEDTRVIYDPDPGPSSFGDKKIHTVHNERASWVRLLETIQGMERDSIAWEMDMWRSVEGVNAGGISRISRNFEFPTLAVGVQSTIRTFDETSVLRRPYATTTITHLIELTATLGLYWKRFDQDEDVYRAEGNGMSIHGYRVREFGLVFTFAKTGITNFRNHRVIPTEEVKELCYGNVPTIYRLRDWEDKTLRNPDATRRQKELKTLQLGSRREIAATLSLIGCDSNTIEHFSKGHSRQNHFFPIIFELLGMLGRTLHQKDRCYTYLPNPTIYAWETRAFSLRLLLTAFSHHLDTIAARDDSKRTSSDLEVLAEQAAILRESLPPTKDEGYDPKQLNVLNDSISAADAILAAVPKPLVLDVIQRHIHTVHSALNPEHGEKPIRSLVNLLNAPRGEREAEFMAAYFDDVRPIVTDIGLPDPSRFLWARLEEGASFDSNGEKTRQIEAELRQPADDKPAPTPRLAQDDTEARIDPGRNTVWCTLVFRMICWLLLHNFDQNDVQMPKSELLGSRLPVYII, from the exons ATGGCTGAGGCCGATGGCGTCGGCATCGCCGCCATTATTCTAGCTGCTGGCGCATTCATCGTCTCGGTCGTTTTTCTTGCCGCCCATTTGTTTTCTCACCCCACCGGCTTCGACCACTGGGACAGCGGAATGATGGGCAAATGGGCCGACTACAGAAAAACGAAGACTTACGGCTTGTTATCCTTCTCGCGGGGACGACGGACCGTGACAGAAGCTGAGCTACCGgtcatcttcctcgctcCTCGCAACAATGCGCGCGGCCCTGTTCAAGGCAAGCCGATCTGGTATATCGATGGCTCGCGCCAGAGCTGTGAGGATACCAGAGTGATCTACGATCCGGATCCTGGCCCCTCGAGCTTCGGAGATAAGAAGATTCATACAGTTCATAACGAGCGGGCGTCTTGGGTGAGGTTGCTGGAGACGATTCAAGGGATGGAGAGAGACTCGATAGCCTGGGAAATGGACATGTGGCGCAGTGTTGAAGGGGTCAATGCTGGTGGGATTTCAAGGATATCACGCAATTTTGAGTTTCCGACTTTGGCTGTCGGCGTCCAAAGCACCATCCGCACATTCGATGAGACGTCCGTTTTACGTCGGCCTTATGCCACGACAACCATTACCCACCTGATCGAGCTCACGGCGACATTAGGCCTCTATTGGAAGAGGTTCGACCAGGACGAGGATGTGTATCGAGCCGAGGGAAATGGAATGAGCATCCACGGATACCGAGTGCGCGAGTTTGGTCTCGTCTTTACGTTTGCAAAGACGGGCATCACGAACTTCAGGAACCATCGCGTGATCCCGACGGAGGAAGTAAAGGAGCTCTGCTATGGAAACGTACCAACGATCTATCGCCTTCGAGACTGGGAGGATAAAACCCTGCGTAATCCTGATGCGACCAGGAGgcagaaggagctcaagacaTTGCAGCTAGGAAGCCGTCGAGAGATCGCTGCGACACTCTCTCTGATAGGATGCGACAGCAACACGATTGAGCATTTCTCGAAGGGACATTCCCGACAAAACCACTTTTTCCCAA TTATTTTCGAACTTCTAGGAATGCTCGGCCGCACTCTCCATCAAAAGGACCGTTGTTACACCTATCTTCCGAACCCCACCATATATGCCTGGGAGACGAGGGCTTTCTCATTGAGGTTACTCCTCACGGCCTTTTCCCATCATCTCGATACAATCGCTGCACGGGACGACTCGAAGCGGACGTCGTCCGACCTGGAAGTATTAGCCGAGCAAGCGGCCATATTGAGAGAAAGCCTGCCCCCTACAAAGGATGAAGGCTATGACCCCAAGCAACTCAATGTCCTGAATGACTCCATCAGCGCAGCCGACGCCATCCTCGCGGCGGTTCCCAAGCCGCTGGTTCTAGATGTGATTCAGCGACACATCCACACCGTGCATTCGGCCCTCAACCCAGAGCATGGCGAAAAGCCTATCCGCTCGCTCGTCAACCTACTCAATGCGCCACGCGGCGAGCGCGAGGCGGAATTCATGGCAGCCTACTTCGATGACGTCCGCCCAATAGTCACAGACATTGGCTTACCAGACCCGTCCCGATTCCTGTGGGCTCGGCTGGAAGAAGGCGCCAGCTTCGACTCCAACGGCGAGAAAACACGCCAGATCGAAGCCGAGTTGCGGCAACCGGCGGACGACAAACCAGCACCCACACCCCGGCTTGCTCAAGACGACACGGAAGCGAGGATAGACCCGGGGCGGAACACGGTGTGGTGCACGCTGGTATTTCGGATGAtttgctggctgctgctgcacaACTTTGATCAGAATGATGTGCAGATGCCAAAGAGTGAACTGTTGGGGAGTCGGTTGCCAGTGTATATTATTTAG
- a CDS encoding hypothetical protein (COG:S; EggNog:ENOG503P0TX), with translation MDPATTIDPATGQPLPPDAIVRVLHITPKVHIYTLPPSSPSSSTYLASSWTSLPQNPIFTSRLRILETSLSPETTELKVDILLESTTSSSDNNGQPQLFAAAPYTTPAIVTPCSDSSRFFALRVSDPGTGKKATLGVGFEERSDAFDFNLALQECGKSLGFGGQQQPEREKKEKTEEKKDWSLKEGETITINLGGKFGRRNQGQGGEKKEEEEGGGRKSLNSFALPPPPGNGGGGFNLPPPPPSASEARRQKRLSAQQMGFDDGVNGEFA, from the exons ATGgacccagccaccaccatcgacccCGCCACAggccaacccctccccccagacGCCATCGTCCGAGTCCTCC ACATAACCCCCAAAGTCCACATctacaccctccccccctcctccccttcctcatcaacctaCCTAGCCAGCTCCTggacctccctcccccaaaacccaatcTTTACCTCCCGCCTTCGCATCCTCGAGACGTCGCTCTCGCCTGAGACTACCGAGCTCAAAGTCGATATCTTGCTCGAGtcaaccaccagctcctcggaTAATAATGGACAACCTCAGTTATTCGCAGCAGCGCCCTACACCACACCCGCAATCGTCACCCCATGCAGCGACTCCTCCCGGTTCTTCGCATTAAGAGTGTCCGACCCCGGGACGGGAAAAAAGGCGACGTTAGGTGTCGGGTTTGAGGAGCGGAGCGACGCTTTTGATTTCAATTTGGCGTTGCAGGAGTGCGGGAAATCGCTAGGTTTtggggggcagcagcagccggaaagggagaagaaggaaaagactgaggagaagaaggattgGAGTctgaaggagggggagacgaTTACGATTAATCTCGGGGGGAAGTTTGGGAGACGAAACCAGGGAcaagggggggagaagaaggaggaggaggagggaggagggcggaaGAGTCTGAATAGTTTTGCTTTGCCGCCACCACCTGGaaacgggggagggggcttcaatcttccccctccgccacctaGTGCTAGTGAGGCGAGACGGCAGAAGAGGTTGTCGGCGCAGCAGATggggtttgatgatggggttaATGGGGAGTTTGCTTGA
- the RKM5 gene encoding Ribosomal protein lysine methyltransferase (COG:F; EggNog:ENOG503NYZD): MKLEKLLQALGQQPIESSEEVCQLTRLLCRQLETFELFAQELPSQNLGFVDSKASTVELTIAGRDFTIHQSPGVLSSNRAGGTTGAVVWKVTPLFAEWISSASSLLFQSEILSSNSLVLELGCGISALVGLCLAPRVKGYVLTDQPYVAKFVEQNVAENAHISASSTGKGKAKGKKTKATAASHSKDNNVVFTPLDWETDEATPSLLTDLPDTAGRKSFDAIIACDCIYNEALIDPLVSTCADICRLRTQESDTEADPTICVVAQQLRDDQVFEGWLARFMESFHTWRAPDELLPNGLKPSSGFVVHIGILKEAYTP, translated from the exons ATgaagttggagaagctgTTGCAGGCTCTAGGACAGCAGCCCATAGAGTCGTCCGAGGAAG TCTGTCAACTAACACGCCTACTTTGCCGCCAACTAGAGACGTTTGAGCTGTTTGCCCAGGAGCTCCCCTCACAGAATCTTGGCTTCGTCGACTCCAAGGCCTCCACAGTCGAACTGACCATTGCTGGCCGGGATTTTACCATCCATCAGTCACCTGGCGTGCTGTCATCCAACCGTGCCGGCGGCACAACAGGAGCTG TCGTCTGGAAAGTTACACCTCTCTTTGCAGAATGGATTAGCTCTGCATCATCTCTGCTTTTCCAGTCTGAGATCCTGTCCTCGAACTCTCTCGTGTTGGAGCTCGGGTGTGGCATTTCAGCACTGGTCGGCCTGTGCCTGGCGCCTCGTGTCAAGGGCTACGTCTTGACCGATCAGCCTTATGTCGCCAAGTTTGTTGAGCAAAACGTTGCCGAAAATGCTCACatctcagcctcctccactGGCAAAGGAAAGGCAAAAGGGAAGAAAACAAAGGCGACGGCGGCCAGTCACTCAAAAGACAACAATGTCGTCTTTACTCCCTTGGATTGGGAAACAGACGAAGCGACGCCCTCTCTTCTGACCGACCTGCCAGACACAGCAGGAAGAAAGAGCTTCGATGCTATCATTGCATGTGACTGCATCTACAACGAAGCGCTCATCGACCCGCTTGTGTCTACATGCGCTGATATCTGCCGGCTGAGAACTCAAGAGTCTGACACCGAGGCAGATCCCACCATCTGTGTGGTTGCGCAACAGCTGAGGGACGATCAAGTCTTTGAAGGATGGCTCGCGAGATTTATGGAGTCTTTTCACACATGGAGAGCTCCTGATGAGTTGTTGCCAAATGGGTTGAAGCCGAGCTCGGGGTTTGTGGTTCATATTGGGATATTGAAGGAGGCATATACCCCTTAG
- a CDS encoding hypothetical protein (EggNog:ENOG503P8E0) produces the protein MHSTEPSPTERGRARLPSLPQAIGTWDEEVDHHINGHLKGHANSQAAKANGKTAARPNAPKKSHTYDCSRPQLPGTAAPVTAPSFRANSYVAAVQSLDPRPLEQLHNERSYLIYNLQKQGQRATRLFQKYAALEALRSGNQTPAEAKKSKREMSSLKNKISESTQQEQLILIRLGELHIELQNRDRWMQVHQPLPPQLLPIMQQYPPILAAATAGVHYHPQGQYYEEPPLTATATPFSPGGGEEYFYENEEIYEEDDPGRHPAALDPMSPCFTPAVQFSEDIWSRSLRPTSDNHGLEEIGPKTAIPEPGSSSSATTEESDIPGQSMPIKQEELESYPGTETDNDAPVPPTAIRVTTTTTTTTRQEEDPESSGEEVVNVNDSTWATEEDDSEPEDVNAWKKKLKRLSHHAVPLALRARDKRMSLPSSKDLWPRSRKNSLAS, from the coding sequence ATGCATTCCACTGAGCCTTCGCCAACCGAGAGGGGGCGCGCCAGACTTCCGTCTCTCCCTCAGGCTATTGGTActtgggatgaggaggttgatcaCCACATCAACGGTCACCTCAAAGGTCATGCCAACAGCCAGGCTGCCAAGGCCAACGGCAAGACTGCTGCGAGGCCAAATGCACCCAAAAAGTCGCACACCTACGACTGTTCCCGGCCACAACTTCCGGGGACTGCTGCCCCGGTGACGGCGCCCTCCTTCAGGGCGAACAGCTATGTAGCAGCTGTTCAAAGCCTCGACCCCCGACCGCTCGAGCAGCTGCACAACGAGCGGTCCTACCTCATCTACAACCTCCAAAAGCAGGGTCAGCGTGCCACCCGGCTCTTCCAAAAGTATGCCGCTCTCGAGGCCCTCAGGTCGGGCAACCAGACAcccgccgaggccaagaagtcAAAAAGGGAGATGTCCTCTCTCAAGAACAAGATCAGCGAAAGCACCCAGCAAGAGcagctcatcctcatccgccTCGGCGAGCTCCACATTGAGCTCCAAAACCGAGACCGCTGGATGCAAGTCCAccagcctctccctcctcagctgCTCCCCATCATGCAGCAATATCCCCCCATTCTCGCTGCGGCTACCGCCGGCGTGCATTACCATCCCCAAGGGCAATATTACGAAGAACCCCCCTTGACCGCCACCGCGACCCCCTTCTCtcctgggggaggagaagagtaCTTTTACGAGAACGAGGAGATCtacgaagaagacgacccAGGGCGCCACCCCGCCGCCCTGGACCCAATGTCCCCTTGCTTCACTCCCGCGGTGCAATTCTCAGAAGACATCTGGTCCCGCTCACTCCGGCCCACCTCTGACAATCATGGTCTCGAGGAAATCGGCCCCAAGACTGCGATTCCCGAACCgggctcttcctcctctgcgaCTACAGAAGAGTCCGATATCCCAGGGCAGTCAATGCCCATCAAGCAAGAGGAGCTGGAGTCCTACCCCGGAACTGAGACCGATAATGACGCTCCTGTTCCCCCTACTGCTATCCGGGTCACTACCACTACCACTACCACGACGAGACAGGAAGAAGATCCCGAGTCgtctggtgaggaggtggtcaaCGTGAATGACTCGACCTGGGCcacggaggaggacgacTCCGAGCCGGAGGATGTCAACgcgtggaagaagaagctgaagagGCTGAGCCATCATGCTGTTCCCTTGGCGCTGAGGGCGAGGGATAAGAGGATGAGCTTACCGAGTTCGAAGGACTTGTGGCCGAGGAGCAGGAAGAATAGTTTGGCTTCCTAG